The Deinococcota bacterium genome has a window encoding:
- the lysS gene encoding lysine--tRNA ligase, with protein sequence MSEKSLREQRLQRLQNLASLVERGFEAYPYRIEASHSAQSLQDRYGGQEAGSEWDERVTVAGRAMTVRQMGKVSFVTLKDGSGRIQAYFQKDALGSYNALKRVDLGDWLEVSGTLFTTKTGELTVKAGAWRLLAKSLRPLPDKFHGLADKEQRYRQRHLDLMTSPEAQRAFVLRSKAVSFIRRFLDELGFIEVETPVLQSVPGGAEARPFVTHHNALGHDFHLRISLELYLKRLIVGGFERVYEIGRNFRNEGLSYKHNPEYTMLELYWAGKDYMDILELVETMYERLVRELTGSTTLVYQGVELDFKAPWARVDYTGEVQTRAGLDFELLDEARLRDWLKERHPALAAEPIEGVYNKLYDLYLEPRLVQPTFVMDHPLAISPLAKAHRSRPGLVERFEPVAVGMELGNAFSELNDPVDQRRRFERQQALRDAGDEEAPPLDEDFLAALEYGMPPTGGLGLGIDRLAMLLTDAPSIRDVLLFPLMKPE encoded by the coding sequence AGCGCCTGCAGAACCTGGCGAGCCTGGTCGAGCGCGGCTTCGAGGCCTATCCCTACCGTATCGAGGCCAGCCACAGCGCCCAGAGCCTGCAAGACCGCTACGGCGGCCAGGAGGCCGGCAGCGAATGGGACGAAAGGGTGACGGTCGCGGGCCGCGCCATGACCGTGCGGCAGATGGGCAAGGTCAGCTTCGTGACCCTGAAAGACGGCAGCGGCCGCATCCAGGCCTACTTTCAAAAGGACGCGCTGGGGAGCTACAACGCGCTCAAGAGGGTAGACCTGGGCGACTGGCTCGAGGTCTCGGGCACACTCTTCACCACCAAGACGGGCGAGCTCACCGTCAAGGCTGGCGCCTGGCGGCTGCTCGCGAAGTCCCTGCGCCCGCTGCCCGACAAGTTTCACGGCCTCGCCGACAAGGAGCAGCGCTACCGCCAGCGGCACCTGGATCTGATGACGAGCCCCGAGGCGCAGCGCGCCTTTGTCTTGCGCTCGAAGGCCGTCTCCTTTATCCGCCGCTTCCTGGACGAGCTGGGCTTTATCGAGGTCGAGACGCCGGTCTTGCAGAGCGTGCCGGGCGGCGCCGAGGCGCGGCCCTTCGTCACCCACCACAACGCCTTGGGGCACGACTTTCACCTGCGTATCTCGCTCGAGCTCTATCTCAAGCGCCTGATCGTCGGCGGCTTCGAACGGGTCTACGAGATCGGCCGCAACTTCCGCAACGAGGGCCTAAGCTACAAGCACAACCCCGAGTACACCATGCTCGAGCTCTACTGGGCGGGCAAGGACTATATGGATATCCTGGAGCTGGTCGAGACGATGTACGAGAGGCTGGTCAGGGAGCTGACCGGCTCGACCACGCTTGTCTACCAGGGCGTGGAACTCGACTTCAAGGCGCCCTGGGCCAGGGTGGACTACACGGGCGAAGTGCAGACGCGCGCGGGCTTGGACTTCGAACTGCTCGACGAGGCCAGGCTGCGCGATTGGCTAAAGGAACGGCACCCCGCCTTGGCGGCGGAGCCCATCGAGGGGGTCTACAACAAGCTCTACGACCTCTACTTGGAGCCCCGTCTCGTTCAGCCCACCTTCGTCATGGACCACCCGCTGGCCATCAGCCCGCTCGCCAAGGCCCACCGCTCTCGGCCCGGCCTGGTCGAGCGCTTCGAGCCCGTAGCCGTGGGCATGGAACTCGGCAACGCCTTTAGCGAACTGAACGACCCCGTCGACCAGCGCCGGCGCTTTGAAAGGCAGCAGGCCCTGCGCGACGCCGGCGACGAGGAGGCGCCGCCCCTGGACGAGGACTTTCTGGCGGCGCTCGAGTACGGCATGCCGCCGACCGGCGGCCTGGGCTTGGGCATCGACCGGCTGGCCATGCTGCTGACCGACGCGCCCAGCATCCGCGACGTGCTCCTGTTTCCGCTGATGAAGCCGGAGTGA